One Actinomadura viridis genomic region harbors:
- a CDS encoding alkaline phosphatase D family protein produces the protein MALPLPLDRRSFLVTTGLVAGSAAALPAATGPARAAARRGPGTLPGDPFTLGVASGDPDHQGFVLWTRLALAPLAEDGLGGMPSTAFQVRWEVASDERFRHVERRGTAHARPESAHSVHVELKGLRPGREYWYRFRVGAHVSPVGRALTAPRPDSFGPALAMAFVSCSQYEHGLFTAYRRLAEENPDLILHLGDYQYEYRKGVYNIPGGNVRDHEGPETVTLAGYRQRHAQYKSDADLQAAHLAAPWLVVFDDHEVENNWADDVPEANSDTPDPAEFRKRRAAAFQAYYENMPLRRASIPSGPDMQLYRRVRWGRLANFHMLDTRQYRDDQGCGDGYKDCPAATDPARSITGEAQEKWLIDGFRRSAARWDVLGQQVFFAQRDNNAGPLKVTSQDSWDGYVASRDRITSGWVDAKVRNPVVLTGDVHAHWAGDIKANFDDPSSATIGAELVCSSITSGGDGADSDPAAHPFLKINPHLRFYNNQRGYVISRIGKDEMRSDFKTLPNVRTPGAAASTKATFVVEDRVPGVRQTYLRPYAAPKASAEAGRDLGRETVENETVRP, from the coding sequence ATGGCCCTTCCGCTTCCTCTCGACCGCAGATCCTTCCTCGTGACGACCGGCCTGGTGGCCGGCTCCGCCGCCGCCCTGCCGGCCGCCACCGGCCCGGCCCGGGCCGCGGCCCGCCGCGGCCCCGGAACGCTGCCCGGCGACCCGTTCACCCTCGGCGTCGCCTCGGGGGACCCCGACCACCAGGGCTTCGTCCTGTGGACCAGGCTGGCGCTCGCCCCGCTCGCCGAGGACGGCCTCGGCGGCATGCCGTCCACCGCCTTCCAGGTGCGCTGGGAGGTCGCCTCCGACGAGCGTTTCCGGCACGTCGAACGGCGCGGCACCGCCCACGCCCGGCCCGAGTCGGCCCACAGCGTGCACGTCGAGCTCAAGGGCCTGCGTCCGGGCCGCGAGTACTGGTACCGCTTCCGCGTGGGCGCGCACGTCTCCCCGGTGGGCCGCGCCCTCACCGCCCCGCGCCCGGACTCGTTCGGCCCCGCCCTGGCGATGGCGTTCGTCTCCTGCTCGCAGTACGAGCACGGGCTGTTCACCGCCTATAGGAGGCTGGCCGAGGAGAACCCCGACCTGATCCTTCACCTGGGCGACTACCAGTACGAGTACCGGAAGGGCGTCTACAACATCCCCGGCGGCAACGTCCGCGACCACGAGGGACCCGAGACCGTCACGCTCGCCGGCTACCGGCAGCGCCACGCCCAGTACAAGTCCGACGCCGACCTCCAGGCGGCCCACCTCGCCGCACCCTGGCTGGTGGTCTTCGACGACCACGAGGTCGAGAACAACTGGGCCGACGACGTTCCCGAGGCGAACTCCGACACCCCGGATCCCGCCGAGTTCCGCAAGCGCCGGGCCGCCGCCTTCCAGGCGTACTACGAGAACATGCCGCTGCGCCGCGCCTCGATCCCCAGCGGACCGGACATGCAGCTGTACCGCCGCGTCCGCTGGGGGCGGCTGGCGAACTTCCACATGCTCGACACCCGCCAGTACCGCGACGACCAGGGCTGCGGCGACGGCTACAAGGACTGCCCCGCCGCCACCGACCCCGCCCGTTCCATCACCGGCGAGGCCCAGGAGAAGTGGCTGATCGACGGTTTCCGGCGCTCGGCCGCCCGCTGGGACGTCCTCGGCCAGCAGGTCTTCTTCGCCCAGCGCGACAACAACGCCGGCCCGCTCAAGGTCACCAGCCAGGACTCCTGGGACGGTTACGTCGCCTCCCGCGACCGCATCACCAGCGGCTGGGTGGACGCCAAGGTGCGCAACCCCGTCGTGCTCACCGGCGACGTCCACGCCCACTGGGCCGGCGACATCAAGGCGAACTTCGACGACCCCTCGTCGGCGACCATCGGCGCCGAACTGGTCTGCAGCTCGATCACCAGTGGCGGGGACGGCGCCGACTCCGACCCGGCCGCCCACCCGTTCCTGAAGATCAACCCGCATCTGCGCTTCTACAACAACCAGCGCGGCTACGTGATCAGCCGGATCGGCAAGGACGAGATGCGCTCGGACTTCAAGACGCTGCCGAACGTCCGCACCCCCGGCGCCGCGGCCTCCACCAAGGCGACGTTCGTCGTCGAGGACCGCGTCCCCGGCGTCCGGCAGACCTACCTGCGCCCGTACGCGGCGCCGAAGGCGTCCGCCGAGGCCGGGCGCGACCTCGGCCGCGAGACCGTGGAGAACGAGACCGTGCGGCCCTGA
- a CDS encoding ATP-dependent DNA ligase, whose translation MDLPISLPLSPMLAKAVKTMPKGDVLYEPKWDGFRCIVFRDGDEVELSSRGERPLTRYFPDLVEAVKRELPERCVVDGEIVLRRGSRLDFDALQQRIHPAASRVKLLAEQTPASFVAFDLLAVGDESLMEVPLGERRRRLVETLAEARAPIHVTPASDSYDLALRWFDEFEGAGLDGVIAKPLDIAYQPDKRVLFKVKHERTADCVVAGFRWHKSGPIVGSLLLGLNNAEGHLQHVGVAASFTMKRRAELVEELQPYRMDDYTGHPWEGWARQTESTADRMPGAISRWSGKKDLTWVALRPELVAEVAYEGMEGDRIRHTARFRRWRPDRTPGSCTYEQLEVPVAYDLDDIFSGPHA comes from the coding sequence AAGTGGGACGGGTTCCGCTGCATCGTCTTCCGCGACGGCGACGAGGTGGAGCTCTCCAGCCGCGGCGAGCGCCCGCTCACCCGCTACTTCCCCGACCTGGTCGAGGCGGTGAAGCGCGAGCTGCCCGAGCGCTGCGTGGTCGACGGTGAGATCGTGCTGCGGCGCGGCTCCCGGCTGGACTTCGACGCCCTCCAGCAGCGCATCCACCCGGCCGCGTCCCGCGTCAAGCTGCTGGCCGAGCAGACGCCCGCCTCGTTCGTCGCCTTCGACCTGCTCGCCGTCGGCGACGAGTCGCTGATGGAGGTGCCGCTGGGCGAGCGCCGGCGGCGGCTGGTGGAGACGCTGGCCGAGGCGCGGGCCCCGATCCACGTCACCCCCGCCTCCGACTCCTACGACCTGGCGCTGCGCTGGTTCGACGAGTTCGAGGGCGCCGGGCTGGACGGTGTGATCGCCAAGCCGCTCGACATCGCCTACCAGCCCGACAAGCGGGTGCTGTTCAAGGTCAAGCACGAGCGCACCGCGGACTGCGTGGTGGCGGGCTTCCGCTGGCACAAGTCCGGCCCGATCGTGGGGTCCCTCCTCCTCGGCCTCAACAACGCCGAGGGCCACCTGCAGCACGTGGGGGTGGCGGCCTCGTTCACCATGAAGCGGCGGGCCGAACTGGTCGAGGAGCTCCAGCCGTACCGGATGGACGACTACACCGGCCACCCCTGGGAGGGCTGGGCCCGGCAGACCGAGAGCACCGCCGACCGGATGCCGGGCGCGATCTCGCGCTGGTCCGGCAAGAAGGACCTCACGTGGGTGGCGCTGCGTCCGGAGCTGGTGGCCGAGGTGGCCTACGAGGGCATGGAGGGCGACCGGATCCGGCACACCGCGCGGTTCCGCCGCTGGCGCCCCGACCGCACGCCCGGGTCGTGCACCTACGAGCAGCTGGAGGTCCCGGTCGCCTACGACCTGGACGACATCTTCTCCGGGCCGCACGCGTAG